The Monomorium pharaonis isolate MP-MQ-018 chromosome 5, ASM1337386v2, whole genome shotgun sequence genome includes a window with the following:
- the LOC105836338 gene encoding mediator of RNA polymerase II transcription subunit 13 isoform X2, translated as MTHPSHQTNGASLEDCHTNFFALTSLCGIKWRKLVWGEVAGGFGGTPLEDPVLSSFSRCLAGDILCVWRRVAATPATSGPATATAAATSAPIYDLGIAPSPAPPPLSLTAAKELWIFWYGEEPDLSGLVSPELIACESEQGSWESGLSYECRSLLFKALHNLIERCLLSRDFVRLGKWFVQPYNGYEKHRCSSHLSFSFAFFVHGESTVCASVDVRQHPAVRHLTKTCLQRTQTSQSGVKVILAPYGLAGTLTGQVSRMDSQLLEEWKHFYPISTGSNPETGLPPLVEVLVGGVRMRYPSCYVLVTDMDDTPPETPLSPPSSPVTCERPLLMQQELSAATELPERVWAECTLSSPVSASKTESSTEPGTWTFVEPTQKSSCTCSCSKYTTPGGWKSLASSQVQRERVDKGGRRVVPFHRRSTTQWDACPSVPANAPRSVLSRTEAPSTPPGGPPSYSRGPPTGGDCLPVPSVGSPGSPAPSPLLTPHSEPASVPPAEPTMPTLSPQPPPSHTNTAPPLTPSQGPKSISSACNNQVHSPSVPGPILKRPILVSREYEGALLEDEQPLTELYNYSLQEAWLNHPVKRFKTMNISSPPINRSNVLYPPMNSQTLQSQAPKLEIKQEPVAVGECIGRRTDPYEFDATGEENGTNVDGLRRQRDDPSKPGSLFTSEGLQPSYKDLDQIFDNSDPDTSSDETNLNQLQIQTPPGSNKSGGLHEETRVDGTNKNNRGVTVLRPEELSKMFPTPPSLEHNPVASPCQLSDPLMDQTELLMPSRPLRHLPDIYPNMGSPQEEPIDDWSYVFKPAAISKMVGSSKYAPLTNLPSQSLPSITLPPHCVYRPSWQCNPASTNQPDKSLPPTRPGSVQQQQQQQQQQQQQQQQQQQPCPQSPAPPYRSNTLPGRPPPPPYDQPSPATSTTSSYLNKNLNSIEADTPGPARAPESNSLVVNILLGDTALNIFRDHNFDSCSLCVCNAGPKVVGNIKGADAGIYLSNSWVGSALFQDDDQIRCSCGFSAVVNRRLAHRAGLFYEDEMEITGVAEDPAEKKKDSLTSIACPGTKTAPEGLDTIPPNVLELLREQCLIVQSSASSLYRAARICATVKSYPTLTPTVNTLEFNDGNEVCVAALDQGKLDGTQNERASRVNGVHRWVFLRARGPQCSGDIVRMMRSLQPLLQDAVQKKCTTRMWEAPYTVTGPLTWRQFHRLAGRGTDDRCEPQPIPALVVGYDRDWLSLSPYAVCFWEKLSLEPFAGPRDVAYVVVAPDSDCIVSRVKSFFRELSCTYEICRLGRHTPISKQLRDGILRVGKSTVQKLVKQPVDDWFKFLGENHIGELLRLYAQACNHRLAPYLTQVIQDRSLLDSGESQPANKQQPQQTATIPVPDTMPATPDVLTTKPESVEGENPRSETPSSSTSTNQTTTNTAGNTTPTSQTTSNTTPISTATGPDEEEIEPPAIVVYFVEPFSLGGTEDPDRRRLAILALLRAYSSAINSMPENMRSNIHVQIISLESIMELGRARERRKIQDEMRALSLNVFLQGRRLLNHNSTVKSLTGFGTAAAADLFLKSKDERNRAPYRLYAPAFVLAPLRAKSEAPESFGLPRPEECAVLYLSYCLSEDQSWLLAAATDDRGEIFETATINIDIPNRKRRKRASARRIGLQKLMDFILSVMSQGVQPWRLVVGRVGRIGHGELKGWSWLLSRKALLKASKHLKELCGQCSLLYPSAAPCVLSACLVSLEPDSTLRLMADQFTPDERFSQASVNCQLSTPQDVTCTHILVFPTSATTQSSQTAFQEQHNVPELGDDELFSALNDDMPEGMEGMGDFNDIFNVWPEPGAGGGQSPSGSPHRPEGSPHGGDGGGSGLGNHDGPGSPFPCSNTPRIATTEQAEEVGTLLQQPLALGYLVSTAPTGRMPPWFWAACPHLENVCPVFLKNALHLHSPAIQQNSDDLLQQQNAPTAHPLDSQYTTDVLRYVLEGYNALSWLALDANTKDRLSCLPVHVQALMHLYHATAALV; from the exons ACATCCCTCTGCGGAATTAAATGGAGGAAACTCGTGTGGGGCGAGGTGGCCGGTGGCTTCGGCGGCACGCCCCTCGAAGACCCGGTGCTGTCGAGTTTCTCGCGATGTTTAGCTGGTGACATTCTGTGCGTGTGGCGACGAGTGGCCGCGACTCCGGCCACCTCCGGCCCGGCGACGgccaccgccgccgctacCTCAGCGCCCATCTACGACCTGGGCATCGCGCCCTCGCCCGCGCCACCGCCGCTCTCCCTCACCGCCGCCAAGGAGCTCTGGATCTTCTGGTACGGCGAGGAACCCGATCTCTCCGGCCTGGTATCGCCGGAGCTCATCGCTTGCG AAAGCGAGCAGGGTTCTTGGGAAAGCGGATTGTCGTACGAATGCCGGTCACTTCTTTTCAAGGCTCTGCATAACTTGATTGAACGGTGTTTGCTATCCCGTGACTTCGTTCGCTTAGGAAAGTGGTTTGTGCAACCTTACAATGGCTACGAGAAACACCGTTGCAGCAG CCATCTGTCGTTCTCATTTGCATTCTTCGTTCACGGAGAAAGTACTGTGTGCGCAAGTGTGGACGTCAGGCAGCATCCTGCGGTGCGACATCTTACAAAAACATGTCTACAACGTACTCAGACCTCCCAATCCGGCGTTAAAG TGATCCTAGCTCCTTATGGACTAGCGGGCACATTAACGGGTCAGGTGAGCCGTATGGACAGTCAACTTCTTGAAGAATGGAAACACTTTTATCCAATCAGTACCGGTAGTAATCCTGAGACTGGGCTTCCACCCCTCGTGGAGGTCCTCGTCGGTGGCGTGCGCATGCGTTATCCTTCTTGTTACGTCTTGGTTACGGATATGGATGATACGCCACCCGAAACTCCTCTCTCGCCGCCGAGTAGCCCCGTTACTTGCGAGCGGCCCCTCTTGATGCAACAGGAACTGAGTGCAGCTACCGAATTGCCGGAACGCGTGTGGGCGGAATGTACTTTAAGTTCACCAGTGTCTGCTTCCAAGACAGAATCTTCCACGGAACCTGGAACCTGGACATTCGTGGAACCGACGCAAAAGTCTTCCTGTACCTGTTCATGTTCGAA GTATACGACCCCCGGGGGTTGGAAGAGCCTGGCCTCCTCTCAGGTTCAGAGGGAGAGGGTAGATAAAGGTGGACGGAGGGTCGTACCGTTTCACCGACGGTCTACCACTCAGTGGGATGCTTGTCCCTCTGTCCCTGCTAATGCCCCCAG GTCGGTACTGAGTAGAACGGAAGCACCTAGTACACCACCAGGCGGTCCACCTTCCTACTCGCGCGGACCACCAACTGGAGGAGATTGCTTACCGGTGCCGTCAGTCGGCTCTCCAGGTTCTCCAGCACCATCGCCTCTTCTGACTCCGCACTCCGAGCCGGCGTCGGTCCCACCTGCGGAACCTACGATGCCGACTCTCAGCCCGCAACCTCCACCAAGTCACACGAACACTGCCCCACCCCTAACTCCGTCGCAAGGGCCCAAGTCTATTTCTTCCGCGTGCAACAACCAGGTGCACAGTCCGTCAGTTCCCGGACCGATATTGAAACGACCAATCTTAGTGTCTCGAGAATATGAGGGTGCTCTTTTGGAGGACGAGCAACCGCTAACCGAGCTATACAATTATTCGCTCCAGGAGGCTTGGTTGAATCATCCTGTGAAGCGTTTCAAGACTATGAATATCAGTAGTCCACCGATCAACCGGAGCAATGTTCTCTACCCACCGATGAACTCTCAAACGCTCCAATCTCAAGCTCCTAAACTGGAAATTAAACAAGAACCTGTTGCGGtt GGTGAGTGTATCGGAAGAAGAACAGATCCATACGAATTCGATGCGACAGGCGAGGAAAATGGCACGAATGTTGATGGTCTCAGACGACAAAGGGACGATCCGTCTAAACCAGGCTCTCTCTTTACCAGCGAAGGTCTCCAGCCATCCTACAAAGATCTAGatcaaatatttgataactCCGATCCTGATACTTCCAGCGATGAAACG AATCTGAATCAGCTACAGATACAAACGCCGCCAGGCTCGAATAAATCTGGCGGATTGCACGAAGAGACGAGAGTGGACGGTACGAATAAGAATAATCGAGGAGTCACGGTTCTACGGCCAGAAGAACTATCTAAGATGTTTCCAACTCCTCCTTCTCTGGAGCATAATCCTGTTGCCTCACCTTGCCAGCTAAGCGATCCTCTCATGGATCAGACTGAGCTGCTGATGCCCTCACGACCTCTCAGACACCTGCCCGACATCTATCCCAATATGGGTTCTCCGCAAGAAGAGCCAATTGACGATTGGTCATACGTGTTCAAGCCGGCAGCCATCAGCAAGATGGTTGGTTCTTCCAAATACGCACCCCTCACGAATCTGCCTAGCCAATCTCTGCCATCCATCACACTGCCACCGCACTGCGTATACAGACCTTCCTGGCAGTGCAATCCTGCTTCCACCAATCAGCCGGACAAGTCTCTTCCACCAACCAGACCCGGATCAgtgcaacagcaacagcagcaacagcaacagcagcagcaacaacagcaacagcaacagcagcctTGTCCACAAAGTCCAGCGCCACCCTACCGTTCAAATACCCTTCCCGGCAGGCCACCACCACCTCCGTACGATCAACCCAGCCCAGCTACATCTACTACTTCCTCGTATCTGAATAAAAATCTCAACAGCATCGAAGCGGATACGCCAGGGCCTGCTCGCGCACCCGAATCAAATTCCCTTGTAGTGAATATTCTTCTGGGCGACACTGCGCTCAACATCTTCCGCGATCATAACTTCGATAGCTGCAGTCTGTGTGTGTGCAATGCTGGGCCCAAAGTCGTAGGCAATATCAAGGGTGCCGATGCGGGCATTTACCTCAGCAATTCGTGGGTGGGTTCCGCGCTCTTCCAGGACGACGATCAAATCAGATGTAGTTGTGGTTTCAGCGCGGTGGTAAACCGCCGACTCGCGCACCGAGCAGGTTTATTCTACGAAGACGAAATGGAGATTACAGGCGTCGCCGAAGACCCAGCGGAAAAGAAGAAGGATTCGCTCACTTCGATCGCGTGTCCTGGAACGAAAACTGCCCCGGAGGGTCTTGACACGATACCACCGAATGTTCTTGAGTTACTACGTGAGCAATGCTTGATTGTTCAAAGTTCTGCCAGCAGTCTGTACAGAGCAGCCAGGATATGTGCCACCGTTAAAAGTTATCCGACGTTAACGCCGACAGTGAACACTTTGGAGTTCAACGATGGCAACGAGGTATGCGTTGCCGCGCTTGATCAAGGCAAGCTCGATGGCACGCAAAACGAAAGAGCATCGCGCGTGAACGGCGTGCATCGATGGGTGTTTCTCAGAGCGCGAGGTCCTCAATGCAGCGGCGACATCGTGCGAATGATGAGGTCGTTGCAACCACTTCTCCAGGACGCGGTACAGAAGAAATGTACGACGCGCATGTGGGAAGCACCATATACTGTCACTGGACCGCTTACGTGGCGACAGTTCCATCGTTTGGCTGGCCGTGGCACCGACGATCGTTGCGAGCCACAACCGATACCTGCGCTAGTCGTCGGATATGATCGCGATTGGTTGTCCTTGTCGCCGTACGCGGTCTGTTTCTGGGAAAAACTGTCATTAGAACCATTCGCCGGTCCCAGAGATGTTGCTTACGTGGTCGTCGCACCGGACAGCGATTGTATTGTTAGTAGAGTCAAATCGTTCTTCCGAGAACTTTCCTGCACATACGAA ATTTGTCGATTAGGAAGACATACGCCAATTTCAAAACAACTACGCGATGGAATTCTGCGCGTCGGGAAATCAACCGTGCAGAAACTAGTGAAGCAACCAGTGGACGATTGGTTCAAGTTTTTAGGAGAGAATCATATAGGCGAACTGTTGAGATTGTACGCTCAAGCGTGCAATCATCGATTGGCCCCATATCTGACGCAAGTTATACAAGATCGTAGTTTGTTGGATTCCGGTGAGTCTCAACCGGCTAACAAACAACAACCACAACAAACCGCAACAATTCCCGTTCCTGATACGATGCCAGCTACACCCGATGTATTAACGACCAAACCCGAATCTGTCG AAGGGGAGAATCCACGAAGCGAGACTCCCTCCTCCAGCACATCGACGAATCAGACCACTACTAATACAGCTGGTAATACGACACCGACTTCGCAAACCACAAGCAACACGACGCCGATTAGTACGGCCACAGGTCCAGATGAGGAGGAAATCGAACCTCCGGCCATCGTTGTCTACTTTGTAGAGCCTTTCTCGTTAGGCGGCACCGAGGATCCCGATCGACGGCGACTCGCCATTCTGGCTCTACTTAGAGCTTATTCTTCCGCGATCAATAGTATGCCCGAAAATATGAGATCAAATATTCACGTTCAG ATAATATCCTTGGAAAGCATAATGGAATTGGGTCGAGCTCGAGAAAGACGAAAGATTCAAGATGAGATGAGAGCTTTGTCATTAAATGTCTTTTTGCAAGGACGTCGATTATTGAATCATAATTCTACGGTGAAAAGCCTCACTGGTTTTGGTACTGCCGCTGCTGCGGATCTCTTCCTCAAGAGTAAAGAT GAACGGAACAGGGCGCCTTATCGTCTCTATGCGCCGGCCTTTGTATTAGCACCATTACGGGCGAAGAGCGAAGCTCCCGAATCGTTCGGTTTGCCGAGACCCGAGGAATGCGCGGTGCTCTATTTGAGTTACTGTTTGAGTGAGGATCAGTCTTGGTTATTAGCAGCCGCGACCGATGACAGGGGCGAAATTTTCGAAACCGCTACTATTAACATCGATATACCCAACAGAAAAAGGAGAAAACGCGCTTCAGCTAGACGCATTGGTCTTCAAAAGCTCATGGACTTTATATTGAGTGTAATGTCCCAAggt GTACAACCGTGGAGACTGGTCGTGGGTCGAGTAGGACGTATCGGACATGGTGAATTGAAAGGATGGAGCTGGTTGCTTTCCCGAAAAGCACTTCTAAAAGCCTCGAAGCATCTGAAAGAACTATGTGGACAGTGTAGCCTCTTATATCCCTCAGCAGCACCTTGCGTACTCAGCGCATGTTTAGTCTCACTCGAGCCAGACTCCACTCTGAGATTAATGGCCGATCAATTCACTCCCGATGAACGATTCAGTCAGGCATCTGTAAACTGCCAGTTATCCACACCTCAAGATGTCACATGTACTCACATACTTGTTTTTCCTACATCTGCTACCACTCAg TCGTCGCAGACCGCATTTCAAGAGCAGCACAACGTACCCGAGTTGGGAGACGACGAATTGTTTTCCGCTCTAAACGATGACATGCCAGAAGGCATGGAGGGAATGGGTGACTTTAACGATATCTTCAATGTTTGGCCTGAACCAGGTGCAGGCGGTGGACAAAGTCCAAGCGGAAGTCCACATCGTCCTGAAGGTTCACCGCATGGAGGAGACGGCGGTGGATCAGGTTTAGGCAATCATGACGGGCCGGGTAGTCCATTTCCGTGCAGCAATACGCCAAGA ATAGCAACGACTGAGCAAGCAGAAGAAGTAGGCACGCTTCTACAACAACCGCTCGCTCTTGGTTACCTGGTATCGACTGCGCCAACGGGACGAATGCCACCATGGTTTTGGGCAGCTTGTCCACATCTCGAGAACGTTTGCCCGGTATTCCTGAAGAACGCGTTACATCTGCACAGTCCTGCGATACAACAGAACAGCGACGATTTACTTCAGCAACAAAACGCACCCACTGCTCATCCACTGGATTCGCAGTATACCACTGACGTGCTCAG GTACGTGTTGGAAGGGTATAACGCACTGTCGTGGCTTGCGCTGGATGCAAACACCAAGGACCGATTGTCTTGCTTACCAGTACACGTACAGGCGCTCATGCATCTTTACCATGCGACGGCAGCTCTCGTCTGA